A genome region from Schlesneria paludicola DSM 18645 includes the following:
- a CDS encoding beta-propeller fold lactonase family protein, whose product MKFTRIAVLLTMSVSCLLSEVSHSQEPAIEVSNDRVGRTREDAIVTPVNQLLTPYGKQVELAGLRPQALALSPDGRILVTSGKTSELIVLAPETGEILQRVAFPNDAQVEPAVPDEASQNILAPDKKALVSFTGLIFSPDGKWIYLSNVNGSIKVFAVTDGGEVRPSHAFPLPHANAPRRKPEIPSGLAVTPDGHKLYVCGNLSNQLHELDIATGKTLRSFDVGAAPYDVVLVEDKAVVSNWAGRRPGADDVRGPAGRGTEVRVDPVRHIASEGSVSIVSLEGEKPVVELLVGLHASGLAVSPDKQFVVCANAASDYLSIIDVEKEKVIDTIWMKAKPSDIFGASPNAIAFHPSGERLYVANGTQNAIAVVHFEPEDKGESHLTGLIPAGWFPGAVVFDAGRNAIYSANIKGLPMAPKKQANGVEGYNSHHYHGSVSLMPLPDDETLAKLSERAAKNLRRAAIAQAALPPRPNQPSRAIPERIGEPSLIKHVVYVIKENRTYDQVFGALPQGTGKAELCIFGADITPNQHKMVDEFVLLDNTYCSGILSADGHQWSTTAFSTDYMEKSFAGFPRSYPDGMGTDEADAIAYSPAGFLWDNVMAHGKTIRNFGEFMEPTCRWADPQKKGEPDYLACYRTWKGLSNEVIFSCSPSIESIRPISSQTYVGWNMSVPDQHRADEFLRELKDFEAKGEFPSLVIVCLPNDHTSGTKPGTPTPASCMADNDLAFGRIVEGLSRSKFWNDMAIFAIEDDPQAGWDHISGYRTTAYCISPYVKRRQVVSTQYNTTSYLRTMEQILGLPPMNQFDASATPMFDCFTDQPDFTPFTAVANNVPLDQMNPDPKAILDPILREDAIMSATFNFAEIDKAPEDALNRILWRSQRGSQQPYPEWAITVVEDDDD is encoded by the coding sequence ATGAAATTCACTCGGATTGCGGTCCTTCTGACGATGTCTGTTTCCTGCCTACTCAGCGAGGTCTCGCATTCGCAAGAGCCAGCAATCGAAGTCTCGAACGATCGTGTTGGGCGCACCCGCGAAGACGCGATTGTCACGCCCGTCAATCAGTTGCTGACTCCGTACGGCAAGCAGGTGGAACTGGCGGGGCTCAGGCCCCAGGCGCTCGCCTTGTCGCCGGACGGGCGGATCTTGGTGACATCCGGCAAGACGAGCGAATTGATTGTCCTCGCGCCGGAAACGGGCGAGATTCTTCAACGGGTTGCGTTTCCGAATGATGCACAAGTCGAGCCCGCCGTCCCTGATGAAGCGTCGCAGAACATCCTCGCGCCGGACAAAAAAGCCCTTGTCAGCTTCACCGGCTTAATCTTCTCGCCCGATGGGAAGTGGATTTACCTCAGTAACGTCAATGGCTCCATCAAGGTCTTTGCCGTCACGGACGGCGGCGAGGTTCGACCATCGCATGCGTTCCCTTTGCCTCACGCAAATGCACCGCGGAGAAAGCCCGAGATCCCTAGCGGGCTGGCGGTGACGCCTGATGGACACAAGTTGTATGTCTGCGGCAATTTGTCGAATCAACTTCATGAACTAGACATCGCGACTGGAAAGACGCTTCGCAGCTTCGATGTCGGGGCCGCGCCGTATGATGTTGTGCTTGTTGAAGACAAAGCCGTTGTGAGTAACTGGGCGGGGCGTCGCCCAGGCGCCGACGATGTCCGCGGTCCAGCCGGGCGTGGAACGGAAGTACGGGTTGATCCCGTCCGGCATATCGCGAGTGAAGGTTCGGTCAGCATCGTCTCACTCGAGGGGGAAAAGCCGGTGGTCGAACTCCTCGTGGGATTGCATGCCAGCGGATTGGCAGTCTCGCCCGACAAACAGTTTGTGGTCTGCGCGAATGCGGCGAGCGACTACTTGAGCATCATCGATGTCGAAAAAGAGAAGGTCATCGACACGATCTGGATGAAAGCCAAGCCGTCGGACATTTTTGGTGCGTCGCCGAATGCCATCGCCTTTCATCCTTCCGGTGAACGATTATACGTCGCGAATGGGACTCAGAATGCAATCGCGGTCGTGCATTTTGAACCCGAAGACAAGGGTGAGTCACACCTGACAGGTTTAATCCCTGCTGGGTGGTTTCCAGGTGCCGTCGTCTTCGATGCCGGGCGGAATGCCATTTATTCCGCGAACATCAAGGGGCTGCCCATGGCTCCGAAGAAGCAGGCGAATGGCGTGGAAGGATACAACTCGCACCACTATCACGGCTCCGTTTCCCTCATGCCGCTTCCCGATGACGAAACGCTTGCGAAACTTTCAGAACGCGCCGCCAAGAACCTCCGCCGTGCCGCAATCGCTCAAGCGGCATTGCCACCGCGCCCGAACCAACCGTCGCGCGCGATTCCGGAACGCATCGGCGAGCCCAGTCTCATCAAACATGTGGTGTATGTGATCAAAGAAAATCGCACATACGACCAGGTGTTCGGAGCATTGCCGCAGGGGACCGGTAAAGCGGAGCTCTGTATTTTTGGAGCGGATATCACGCCCAATCAACACAAGATGGTCGATGAGTTTGTTCTGCTCGACAACACCTATTGCTCGGGAATCCTGAGCGCCGACGGACACCAGTGGAGTACGACGGCCTTCAGTACGGATTACATGGAAAAAAGTTTTGCCGGGTTTCCACGCAGCTATCCCGATGGAATGGGAACCGATGAAGCGGATGCAATCGCGTATTCGCCTGCCGGATTCCTGTGGGACAACGTGATGGCGCACGGTAAGACGATTCGGAACTTTGGTGAGTTCATGGAGCCCACGTGTCGCTGGGCCGATCCGCAAAAGAAGGGCGAGCCCGACTATCTGGCGTGTTACCGCACTTGGAAAGGGCTGTCGAACGAAGTCATTTTCAGCTGCAGCCCATCGATCGAATCGATTCGCCCCATTTCATCACAGACATACGTCGGCTGGAACATGTCGGTGCCCGATCAACATCGAGCGGACGAGTTTCTACGCGAGCTGAAGGATTTCGAAGCCAAAGGCGAATTTCCCAGCCTCGTGATTGTGTGTCTTCCAAACGATCATACAAGTGGAACCAAGCCCGGCACACCCACACCAGCCTCGTGCATGGCCGACAATGATCTCGCGTTCGGCCGGATCGTAGAAGGACTCAGTCGCTCGAAGTTCTGGAATGACATGGCGATTTTTGCGATTGAGGATGATCCACAAGCGGGCTGGGACCATATCAGCGGGTATCGTACCACCGCCTATTGCATCAGTCCTTATGTGAAACGGCGGCAGGTCGTCAGCACCCAGTACAACACGACTAGCTACCTGCGAACGATGGAACAAATCCTTGGTTTGCCACCAATGAATCAGTTCGACGCCAGTGCGACACCGATGTTTGACTGTTTCACCGATCAACCCGACTTCACGCCATTTACCGCGGTCGCAAACAATGTCCCGCTCGACCAGATGAATCCCGACCCGAAGGCGATCCTCGATCCGATTCTGCGTGAAGACGCCATCATGTCAGCGACTTTCAATTTTGCGGAAATTGATAAGGCTCCAGAAGACGCATTGAATCGAATTCTGTGGCGCTCACAACGAGGAAGCCAGCAGCCGTATCCAGAATGGGCCATTACTGTGGTTGAGGACGATGATGATTGA
- a CDS encoding universal stress protein, which produces MKNLLVAVDFSDVTDRVVAQAEQLAHACGAKVWLLHCVHEDPVYATMGEVPVVLPSPDEDLSLRFAGEHQRLLKLATTLRSSGIDVATLFEWGVPTYEILSQAKEHSVDMIVMGSHGHGALYQLVFGSVAKSVMHETTIPILIVPSETHKATHAAAESKWEEPMATPY; this is translated from the coding sequence ATGAAGAATTTACTCGTCGCCGTTGATTTCTCGGATGTCACCGACCGAGTTGTGGCCCAGGCCGAACAGTTGGCGCATGCCTGTGGTGCGAAAGTTTGGCTGCTGCATTGCGTGCATGAAGATCCAGTGTACGCCACCATGGGAGAAGTCCCCGTGGTGCTACCATCGCCAGACGAAGATTTGTCACTTCGGTTCGCCGGCGAACACCAGCGGCTTTTGAAGCTCGCAACAACCTTGCGTTCAAGCGGCATTGATGTCGCGACACTGTTCGAGTGGGGGGTACCCACATACGAAATTCTGTCGCAAGCGAAAGAGCACTCCGTTGACATGATTGTCATGGGTTCACACGGACACGGTGCACTTTATCAACTGGTGTTTGGTTCTGTCGCAAAATCGGTGATGCATGAAACGACAATCCCCATTTTGATCGTCCCGAGCGAGACACACAAAGCCACACACGCAGCAGCCGAGAGCAAATGGGAAGAACCGATGGCGACACCCTATTGA
- a CDS encoding bifunctional aminoglycoside phosphotransferase/ATP-binding protein codes for MTANDSVRRPDWFEALLNPQTYPHPVQDIRLLETHISWVVLTGEWAYKLKKPVNLGFVDFTTLELRHAACEEELRLNHRTAPELYDSVIGLTSTGAGPRFAGSGPVLEYAVRMYQFPDAARLDSCLDRMELSREVLDELASEIADLHQKAAVAPPESAFGGAILMRQTVQACIDALKSEDVPDRCKSAVAFLAHWTDTEWRRLCPLIEERKRRGFVRECHGDLHLGNLVLIDGKPTLFDCLEFNPDLRWIDVLSDVAFLLMDLLDRGEPDAGWYLLNRYLERTGDFGGLIALRYFLTYRALVRAKVAALRLRQAGVSAAEQTKQHDELESYLTLAQQLTERFPPSIVLMNGVCGSGKTGVALTLAATLPAIQIRSDVERKRLAGLWPAIVSNDALLSATELYSEKASELTYVELERLSRTIVSAGYSVIVDAAFLQRQQRARFAQLAKNLSVPIVIVACTAPQHVLEERVRRRQSRGKDASDGDVAVLHQQVRHADPLTSSEVSEIVDVDTSCTNGPSVADRIRKRLASD; via the coding sequence ATGACCGCCAACGACTCTGTGCGACGTCCCGATTGGTTCGAAGCGTTGTTGAACCCTCAAACCTATCCACATCCGGTCCAAGACATTCGGCTGTTGGAAACTCATATTTCCTGGGTAGTCCTGACAGGCGAGTGGGCTTACAAACTGAAAAAGCCTGTGAACCTGGGTTTCGTCGACTTCACGACGCTCGAACTTCGCCATGCGGCATGCGAAGAAGAATTGCGTCTTAATCACCGCACCGCTCCTGAGTTGTATGACTCGGTCATTGGACTGACGAGCACAGGAGCGGGTCCGCGGTTCGCTGGATCGGGGCCCGTGCTGGAATACGCAGTGCGGATGTATCAGTTTCCCGATGCCGCACGTCTTGACAGCTGTCTCGATCGAATGGAACTGTCTCGTGAGGTCTTGGATGAACTTGCGAGTGAAATCGCCGATCTCCACCAGAAGGCCGCCGTTGCCCCACCTGAGTCGGCATTTGGCGGAGCCATATTGATGCGGCAGACGGTTCAAGCCTGCATCGATGCGTTGAAATCTGAAGATGTGCCAGACAGATGCAAATCGGCCGTCGCGTTTCTGGCGCACTGGACTGACACCGAATGGCGACGGCTTTGTCCCCTGATCGAGGAGCGGAAACGCCGCGGATTCGTTCGCGAGTGTCATGGAGATCTGCACCTTGGAAATCTTGTGCTTATTGACGGCAAACCCACGTTGTTTGATTGCCTGGAGTTCAATCCGGATTTGCGTTGGATTGACGTGTTGAGCGATGTCGCATTCCTCCTCATGGATCTTCTTGATCGAGGCGAGCCCGATGCTGGATGGTATCTACTCAACCGCTATCTCGAACGAACAGGTGACTTCGGCGGATTGATCGCCCTACGATACTTCCTGACCTACCGCGCTCTCGTTCGCGCGAAGGTCGCGGCGCTTCGACTGCGGCAAGCCGGGGTGTCGGCGGCCGAACAGACGAAGCAACATGATGAACTCGAAAGTTATCTAACACTCGCCCAACAACTCACAGAACGGTTTCCTCCATCGATCGTCTTAATGAATGGAGTCTGCGGGAGCGGCAAGACAGGGGTGGCCTTGACCCTTGCGGCTACCTTGCCGGCGATCCAGATCCGCTCTGATGTGGAACGGAAGCGCCTGGCGGGCCTGTGGCCTGCGATCGTCAGCAACGACGCTCTATTATCCGCGACAGAGCTTTATTCTGAAAAAGCCTCAGAGCTGACGTACGTAGAATTAGAACGGCTAAGTCGGACCATCGTTTCAGCAGGCTATTCCGTGATCGTTGACGCCGCATTCTTGCAGCGGCAACAGCGCGCGAGGTTTGCGCAACTGGCGAAAAACCTGTCGGTTCCCATCGTGATCGTCGCCTGCACGGCTCCCCAACACGTGCTGGAAGAACGGGTTCGTCGACGACAGTCTCGCGGCAAAGACGCGTCAGATGGTGACGTAGCGGTTCTCCACCAACAAGTTCGTCACGCCGATCCACTCACAAGCTCAGAGGTTTCCGAGATCGTCGATGTCGATACTTCTTGCACGAATGGTCCGAGCGTGGCGGACAGAATTCGAAAGCGACTTGCCTCAGATTGA
- a CDS encoding S1C family serine protease: MIRRLYFGHPLLLIALSGALTSWAGAEDKNQAPASLAAPTSEAGSSVDVKQMAFLGIVVEPVHPAVVTHLKSVNSSEQGLIVTMVSADSPADHAGVKVHDIVLAYDDQKLFTPEQLVRLVASDRPGREVKLSLIHEGRPETLMVKLGERSVASIEALSNGSLARSPIRSARPRMIRRHQLPAPQILGWDEFDSITIKKLDKGHFQVNVAHPDRSGTLQQHEYQGTRDEIRARIEADQRLSPHERTQLLHGLGMHTPRLIAPDDEHADF, translated from the coding sequence ATGATTCGCCGACTGTATTTCGGTCATCCGTTGCTTTTGATTGCATTGTCGGGAGCTCTCACGTCTTGGGCAGGTGCTGAAGACAAGAACCAAGCCCCCGCCAGTTTGGCAGCACCAACATCCGAGGCTGGTTCGAGTGTTGACGTGAAGCAGATGGCATTTCTCGGAATCGTTGTAGAACCGGTTCATCCTGCGGTTGTCACGCATTTGAAAAGCGTGAATTCGTCTGAGCAAGGGTTGATTGTGACGATGGTCAGCGCGGACTCTCCCGCCGATCATGCGGGGGTGAAAGTGCATGATATCGTATTGGCGTACGACGATCAAAAATTGTTCACGCCCGAGCAATTGGTGCGACTTGTGGCCAGCGATCGACCAGGGCGCGAAGTCAAGCTCAGCTTGATCCACGAAGGCCGTCCTGAAACTCTAATGGTGAAACTTGGCGAGCGTTCAGTCGCGTCAATCGAAGCTCTTTCGAATGGATCTCTCGCAAGGTCACCGATTCGCAGTGCGCGTCCGCGGATGATTCGCCGGCATCAATTGCCCGCTCCGCAGATCTTGGGATGGGATGAATTCGACTCGATCACGATCAAGAAGTTGGACAAAGGCCACTTTCAGGTGAATGTGGCACATCCAGATCGATCTGGCACGCTTCAGCAGCACGAATACCAAGGGACGCGAGATGAAATTCGAGCACGAATTGAAGCCGATCAGAGATTATCGCCGCATGAACGGACTCAACTTCTGCATGGCCTGGGCATGCACACTCCACGGTTGATCGCTCCGGATGATGAGCACGCTGACTTCTAG
- a CDS encoding CHAD domain-containing protein, whose product MDVRLQLLNDVLPRRDTSKILKKLDCVRSRAGRVRDLDVLRPLLTPECERPADDANEWLLHRLDQQRNQAARDLMDQCRKAISHNLTQHLKEFRRLIQQQSHRFDPGAIHRSFRLLISQLFSTAKRARTDLQQLHPLRKALRNARYAIEAIHWDECPSTARRVTMKLAMFQDVLGAANDQAGLLAFFKDSDNSCAFPARRQRIALQVQQLEQLNPKAAQAAIHHVCQGLAELTPVFTMLVQQRPR is encoded by the coding sequence ATCGACGTCAGACTTCAACTTTTGAATGACGTTTTACCGAGGCGAGATACGTCAAAAATACTGAAGAAGCTCGATTGCGTGCGAAGTCGAGCCGGACGTGTCCGCGATCTTGATGTCCTAAGGCCACTTTTGACACCTGAATGTGAGCGGCCTGCAGACGATGCGAACGAATGGCTTTTGCACCGACTTGATCAACAACGCAATCAGGCGGCGCGCGACTTGATGGATCAATGCCGCAAAGCAATTTCACACAACCTGACGCAGCACCTCAAAGAGTTCAGACGCCTGATTCAACAGCAATCCCATCGATTCGATCCTGGCGCGATTCATCGGTCATTTCGCCTTTTGATTTCACAGCTATTTTCAACGGCGAAACGAGCGCGCACAGATCTTCAGCAGCTTCATCCACTGCGAAAAGCTCTCAGAAATGCACGCTACGCCATTGAGGCGATTCATTGGGACGAATGTCCCTCAACCGCTCGGCGGGTCACGATGAAATTGGCCATGTTCCAAGATGTCTTGGGCGCTGCCAACGATCAAGCAGGACTTCTGGCGTTCTTTAAGGACAGCGACAACTCATGCGCATTCCCTGCGCGACGCCAACGAATTGCACTGCAAGTGCAACAACTTGAACAACTCAATCCCAAGGCCGCTCAAGCCGCGATTCATCATGTTTGCCAAGGGCTTGCGGAGCTAACTCCCGTGTTCACAATGCTCGTCCAGCAACGTCCCCGATAA
- a CDS encoding universal stress protein: MPKITRILCPTDFSDTAAEAVIYAEQMAREANAELLLLHVFDIPLSYSLKGQEHPRDARIELQLNEILSDSPHRDKIVRVQQAGDAGEVICWMAQDRMCDLIILGTHGRTGLAHLLFGSVAEYVLRHARCPVLTIRDRDPNEPMLTRPTVAPIMAPRFM; encoded by the coding sequence ATGCCGAAAATCACACGTATTCTATGCCCGACGGACTTCTCTGACACGGCTGCAGAAGCGGTGATCTATGCAGAGCAGATGGCTCGTGAAGCCAATGCAGAGTTACTGCTGTTGCATGTCTTCGACATTCCACTTTCGTATTCGCTCAAAGGGCAGGAACACCCACGTGATGCCCGGATTGAACTGCAGCTCAACGAGATCCTGAGCGATTCTCCGCACCGCGACAAGATTGTCCGCGTGCAACAAGCCGGCGATGCAGGGGAAGTGATTTGCTGGATGGCGCAGGATCGCATGTGCGATTTGATCATTCTGGGAACACACGGTCGAACAGGGCTTGCGCATTTGTTGTTCGGCAGCGTTGCCGAATATGTGCTTCGGCATGCGCGCTGCCCGGTTCTCACAATTCGTGACCGCGATCCGAATGAACCGATGCTGACACGCCCAACTGTCGCGCCCATTATGGCGCCGCGATTCATGTAG
- a CDS encoding DUF1501 domain-containing protein, with translation MSGTRSSRRQFLHTCGASAAAGLSAFALRTQLQSAAMAGEMRSVAPTGPHFPAKAKRLIKIFLTGGFSHVDTFDPKPALLRDRGKIVEGAHLRGVAKQPLNPSPFEFTPRGESGLMISELFPQLGTLADDLCVIRSMKTDIVEHFQASLAMHTGSATVPLPSLGAWLSYGLGSDNPNLPPYVVLCEHLPYGGSQLWDSNFLPPIHQGTRVIPGNDPIPNLRPIVQDITLRSLEARMLDDLNSRFVDARPGDLALAARSQSFATARGMMEMAPRVLDFSQETNATHEMYGLERGDRTSFAWQCLAARKLAESGVRAVEIIDSGASNNWDSHGDMQHHRPKAERVDRAITALLRDLKQRGLFDETLVAICTEFGRTPFDPGPGRNHWHRAFTCLLTGAGVRGGLAYGTTDEYGIDIVENPVHVHDYHATILHLLGIDHERLTYRYAGRDFRLTDVEGTVLKGILG, from the coding sequence ATGTCCGGCACTCGAAGCTCACGTCGTCAGTTCCTTCACACCTGCGGTGCCTCGGCTGCCGCTGGCTTAAGTGCGTTCGCCTTGCGCACCCAGTTGCAATCCGCAGCGATGGCGGGTGAGATGCGATCTGTCGCGCCGACGGGCCCGCACTTTCCGGCCAAGGCCAAACGGCTGATCAAGATCTTTTTGACGGGTGGCTTCTCGCACGTCGATACATTCGATCCCAAACCGGCCTTGCTGCGTGATCGCGGGAAGATTGTCGAGGGGGCCCATCTTCGCGGTGTCGCCAAACAGCCATTGAATCCTTCGCCATTTGAGTTCACTCCCAGGGGTGAGAGTGGGCTGATGATCAGCGAGCTGTTTCCGCAGCTTGGCACGCTGGCCGATGACTTGTGCGTGATTCGATCGATGAAGACGGACATCGTTGAACATTTTCAGGCATCGCTGGCGATGCATACGGGGTCAGCGACCGTGCCGTTGCCCAGTCTGGGGGCGTGGCTCAGCTACGGTTTGGGTTCTGACAACCCCAACCTTCCACCCTATGTTGTGCTTTGCGAACACTTGCCTTATGGCGGTTCGCAGTTGTGGGATTCCAATTTTCTGCCGCCCATCCATCAAGGGACGCGTGTCATACCGGGGAATGATCCCATACCGAACTTGCGTCCGATCGTGCAAGACATCACGTTAAGGTCGCTCGAAGCCAGAATGCTGGATGATCTCAACTCGCGGTTTGTCGATGCACGCCCGGGTGACCTGGCACTTGCCGCCCGCAGTCAAAGTTTTGCGACGGCCCGGGGTATGATGGAAATGGCGCCTCGCGTGCTGGATTTCTCTCAGGAGACCAATGCGACGCACGAAATGTATGGGCTGGAACGCGGCGACCGAACGAGCTTTGCCTGGCAGTGCTTGGCAGCTCGGAAACTTGCCGAAAGTGGCGTTCGCGCCGTCGAGATCATCGATAGTGGGGCGAGCAATAACTGGGACTCACACGGCGATATGCAGCACCATCGCCCCAAGGCGGAACGCGTTGATCGCGCCATCACAGCGTTACTGCGCGATCTAAAGCAACGGGGGTTGTTCGATGAGACCCTGGTGGCCATCTGCACCGAGTTTGGACGAACCCCGTTTGATCCGGGGCCGGGCCGAAATCACTGGCATCGCGCATTTACCTGCCTGCTGACAGGGGCGGGAGTTCGTGGCGGGCTGGCGTATGGGACCACAGATGAGTACGGAATCGACATCGTCGAGAACCCTGTTCATGTCCATGATTATCACGCGACAATCTTGCATCTGCTTGGGATCGATCACGAGCGGTTGACCTATCGATATGCTGGTCGGGACTTCCGGTTGACGGACGTTGAGGGCACGGTCCTCAAGGGGATTCTTGGCTGA